From the genome of Thermaerobacter marianensis DSM 12885:
CCTCGGCCAGGTTACCGGGGCTGGACCCGCAGTTGCAGCTCTTCCAGCTGGCCGGGATCCACCTCGGCGGGTGCCCCGGTGAGCGGATCCACCGCCCGCGCCGTCTTGGGGAAGGCGATGACGTCGCGGATGCTGGAAGCGCCGGCCGCCAGCATGACGATCCGGTCGAACCCGAAGGCGATGCCGCCGTGGGGCGGCGGCCCGTACTCGAAGGCTTCCAGCAAGAAGCCGAACCGCTCCCGCGCCTTCTCCGGCGGCAGGCCGATGGCCCGGAAGACCCGCTCCTGGACGTCGCGCCGGTGGATGCGGATGCTGCCGCCGCCGATCTCGTAGCCGTTGAGCACCAGGTCGTAGGCCTTGGCGCGTACCCCCGCCGGGTCCGTCTCCAGCCGGTCCAGGTCCTCGTCCCGGGGCGACGTGAAGGGATGGTGGCGCGCCACGTAGCGCCCCTCTTCCTCGTCCCACTCCAGCAGGGGGAAGTCGACGATCCAGGCCAGGGCCCATTCCCGCACCCGCGGCCAGCCCAGCCGCTCCGCCAGCTGCAGGCGCAGCTTACCCAGCACCACCGAGGCCCGTTCGGGCTGGTCGGCCGCCAGCAGGACCAGATCCCCGGCCTGGAGGCCCAGGCGCCCGGCCAGGGCGGCCCGCTCCTCCGGCGTGAAGAACTTGACCACGGGCCCGCGCCAGGCGGCGGGATCGGGCTCGGGCACCGCGATCCAGGCGACCCCGCCCGCCCCCGCCGCCCGGGCGGCCTCGTCCAGGCCGTCCAGCTCCTTGCGCGACAGCGCCGCGCCGCCCGGCGCCCGCAAGGCGCGCACGGCACCGCCCGCCTCCAGGGCCGCACGGAAGGCGCGGAAGCCGGTGGCCGAAAAGACGTCGCTGACGTCGGCGATGGCCGGTTCGTACCGCAGGTCGGGCTTGTCGCTGCCGTACCGGGCCATGGCCTCGGCGTAGGTGAGCCGCGGCAGGGGCAGGGACACCTCGACCCCCAGCAGCTCGCGCCACAGCTCGGCCATCATGCCCTCCGCCACGGCCAGCACGTCGTCCACGTCGACGAAGCTCATCTCCACGTCGATCTGGGTGAACTCCGGCTGCCGGTCGGCGCGCAGGTCCTCGTCGCGGAAGCAGCGGACGATCTGGAAGTACCGCTCCAACCCCGCCACCATCAGCAGCTGCTTGAACAGCTGCGGCGACTGGGGCAGGGCGTAGAACCGGCCGGGGTAGAGGCGGCTGGGCACCAGGTAGTCCCGCGCGCCCTCGGGCGTGCTGCGGGTCAGCATCGGCGTCTCGACCTCGAGGAAGCCGTGCCGGTCGAAGTACCGTCGCACCACCTGGTAAGCCCGGTGACGCAGCCATAGATTGCGGAACATCTCCGGCCGCCGCAGGTCCAGGTAGCGGTAGCGGAGGCGCAGGGCCTCGTCCACGTCAGCCGCGGCATCCAGCTCAAAGGGCGGCGTCTTGCTGGTCGAGAGGATCCACAGCTGCTCGGGGACCAACTCCACCTCGCCCGTGGCCAGCCGCGGGTTCACCGCCTCGGGCGCGCGCCGGCGCACCGGGCCGCGCGCGGCGACGACGAACTCGGCCCGCAGGTTTTCGGCCGCCCGCACCACCGCCTCCGGGGCCTCCGCCCGGTTGATCACCAGCTGCAGCCGGCCCGTGCGGTCCCGGATCTCGACGAACTTCATGCCGCCCAGGTCCCGGACGCGGTGGACCCAGCCCGCCACCGCCAGCGTGCGGCCCACGTGCTCCGGCCGGACCTCGCCGCAGCCCAGGTCCCGGCCCATCTCCGCCGGCCGCCAGGGACTCAGGGCCGGCACCAGGGCCGCTCCTTCGCGGCCGGGTTCTTCCGTCGCCGTCATTCCGCCTCCACCTCCGCCCTTCCTTGGCCGTGGCCTTTGCCGTGTCCGCTGCCGTGGCCGTCGCCGTCAGCGCCGCCTTCACCGGCTGGACTGCCGGCCTCCTCCCGCAGCGCGGCCGCCAGTTCCGCCAGCGCCACCCGCCGCTGGGCGCCGCTCTCCAGGTGGCGGACCGTGGCCTGGCCCGCTGCCCACTCCTCGTCGCCCAGGATCACGGCGTAGCGCACCGGGAGGCGTGCCGCAGCCCGGAGCTGCGCCTTCAGGCTCCGCCCCACGTGGTCCATGTCGACGGCCAGGCCGGCCCGCCGCAGATCCTGCACCAGCGCCAGCACCCGGGCCCGTGGCACCTGGCCGGTCACCGCCACGAAGGCGTGCAGCGGGCGCGCCGCGCCGGGCACGCGCCCCAGGGCTTCCAGGGTCAGCAGCAGCCGCTCCAAGCCCATGCCGAAGCCCACGCCCGGCGTGGGCGGCCCGCCCAGGAGCTCGATCAGGCCGTCGTACCGGCCGCCGCCGCAGACGGTGTCCTGGGCGCCCAGCCCGCCGTACTTGATCTCGAAGACCGTGCGGGTGTAGTAGTCCAGCCCCCGGACCAGCCCGGAATCCAGGCGGTAGGCGATCCCCAGCGCCGCCAGGGCCGCCTGCAGC
Proteins encoded in this window:
- the aspS gene encoding aspartate--tRNA ligase translates to MTATEEPGREGAALVPALSPWRPAEMGRDLGCGEVRPEHVGRTLAVAGWVHRVRDLGGMKFVEIRDRTGRLQLVINRAEAPEAVVRAAENLRAEFVVAARGPVRRRAPEAVNPRLATGEVELVPEQLWILSTSKTPPFELDAAADVDEALRLRYRYLDLRRPEMFRNLWLRHRAYQVVRRYFDRHGFLEVETPMLTRSTPEGARDYLVPSRLYPGRFYALPQSPQLFKQLLMVAGLERYFQIVRCFRDEDLRADRQPEFTQIDVEMSFVDVDDVLAVAEGMMAELWRELLGVEVSLPLPRLTYAEAMARYGSDKPDLRYEPAIADVSDVFSATGFRAFRAALEAGGAVRALRAPGGAALSRKELDGLDEAARAAGAGGVAWIAVPEPDPAAWRGPVVKFFTPEERAALAGRLGLQAGDLVLLAADQPERASVVLGKLRLQLAERLGWPRVREWALAWIVDFPLLEWDEEEGRYVARHHPFTSPRDEDLDRLETDPAGVRAKAYDLVLNGYEIGGGSIRIHRRDVQERVFRAIGLPPEKARERFGFLLEAFEYGPPPHGGIAFGFDRIVMLAAGASSIRDVIAFPKTARAVDPLTGAPAEVDPGQLEELQLRVQPR